Proteins encoded in a region of the Methylobacterium radiotolerans JCM 2831 genome:
- a CDS encoding amino acid ABC transporter permease, with protein MREFLADAQDYLPILLQGVQLTILITIASLVVSTLLGLVWAVMRVSGIAILSGFSAVMINILRGIPIIVQLFYIYFVMPDFGLSLTAVQAAIIGLGIAYSAYQAENFRAGIEAVDRGQVEAALSIGMGWGMTMRRVILPQAIRIALPPYGNIMIMMLKDSSQASTITVAELALQGKLIASSTFKNTSVYTLVALMYLALSLPLILLVRHFEAKGRHR; from the coding sequence ATGCGCGAGTTCCTCGCCGACGCCCAGGACTACCTGCCGATCCTGCTGCAGGGCGTGCAGCTCACGATCCTGATCACGATCGCGTCCCTGGTGGTCTCGACGCTGCTGGGGCTGGTCTGGGCGGTGATGCGGGTCTCCGGCATCGCGATCCTGTCGGGCTTCAGCGCGGTGATGATCAACATCCTGCGCGGCATCCCGATCATCGTGCAGTTGTTCTACATCTACTTCGTGATGCCCGATTTCGGCCTGTCGCTCACCGCCGTCCAGGCGGCGATCATCGGGCTCGGCATCGCCTACTCGGCCTATCAGGCCGAGAACTTCCGCGCCGGCATCGAGGCGGTGGATCGCGGCCAGGTCGAGGCGGCGCTGTCGATCGGCATGGGCTGGGGCATGACCATGCGGCGGGTGATCCTGCCGCAGGCGATCCGGATCGCGCTGCCGCCCTACGGCAACATCATGATCATGATGCTCAAGGACTCGTCGCAGGCCTCGACCATCACGGTCGCCGAGCTGGCGCTCCAGGGAAAGCTGATCGCGTCGTCGACCTTCAAGAACACCAGTGTCTACACGCTGGTGGCGCTGATGTACCTCGCGCTCAGCCTGCCGCTGATCCTGCTGGTCCGCCACTTCGAGGCGAAGGGGCGGCACCGATGA
- a CDS encoding ABC transporter substrate-binding protein, translated as MRRRLAKLCLSSALLLGILGAAVGAQPLKVGSTPTGLPFTFLDTKTNTIQGVMVDLVNAVSKEAGFTVAVEPLQFSTLIPALTASKIDIIAAAMFITPQRKEVVSFSAPVYSYGEGLIVPKTDTKDYTSFADLKGETVGAQVGTAFVEPLKKSGLFNEVKIYDAIPDIIRDVNSGRLKAGFADAPILAYYVKQGLFPGVRLVETFKPTVVASVGLSVRKTDTELLAKIDAALAKLKADGTLQAILTKWGLPPSADRS; from the coding sequence ATGAGAAGACGGTTGGCGAAGCTGTGTCTGTCGTCGGCGCTGCTCCTCGGCATCCTCGGGGCCGCCGTCGGCGCGCAGCCCCTGAAGGTGGGTTCGACGCCCACGGGTCTGCCCTTCACCTTCCTCGACACCAAGACGAACACCATTCAGGGCGTGATGGTCGACCTCGTCAACGCGGTCAGCAAGGAAGCCGGCTTCACGGTCGCGGTGGAGCCGCTGCAATTCTCCACGCTGATCCCGGCCCTCACTGCCTCGAAGATCGACATCATCGCGGCGGCGATGTTCATCACGCCGCAGCGCAAGGAGGTCGTGTCGTTCTCGGCGCCCGTCTACAGCTACGGCGAGGGGCTGATCGTGCCGAAGACCGACACGAAGGATTACACGTCCTTCGCCGACCTGAAGGGTGAGACCGTCGGCGCCCAGGTCGGCACCGCCTTCGTCGAGCCGCTGAAGAAGTCGGGGCTCTTCAACGAGGTGAAGATCTACGACGCGATCCCCGACATCATCCGCGACGTGAATTCCGGGCGGCTGAAGGCCGGCTTCGCCGACGCGCCGATCCTGGCCTACTACGTGAAGCAGGGGCTGTTCCCCGGCGTCCGCCTGGTCGAGACCTTCAAGCCGACCGTGGTCGCCTCGGTGGGTCTCAGCGTCCGCAAGACCGACACCGAACTCTTGGCCAAGATCGACGCGGCGCTCGCCAAGCTGAAAGCCGACGGGACGCTCCAGGCGATCCTCACCAAGTGGGGTCTGCCGCCGTCGGCCGACCGGTCCTGA
- a CDS encoding helix-turn-helix domain-containing protein: MTVSIPRSEATGPEPVDRAVGQRLRGLRRARGLSLEAVASSTGLSIGFISQVERGLSSPSLRVLALLADTLQIGIGGLFEPGPDAPDPDPIVVFRKDRPELQLWRAGITKQLLTPPGGTQGMSLFHMVLKAGASTGDELFSHDGEEAGLVLAGRLTLIVESRTLQLAEGDSFRFESRRPHRFSNPDPRSQTIVLWVNVLGSPPPS; encoded by the coding sequence GTGACCGTGAGCATCCCCCGCAGCGAGGCAACGGGTCCGGAACCGGTCGACCGGGCCGTGGGTCAGCGCCTGCGTGGCCTGCGGCGCGCGCGCGGTCTCTCGCTCGAAGCTGTGGCGTCCAGCACGGGCCTGTCGATCGGCTTCATCAGCCAGGTCGAGCGGGGCCTGTCGTCGCCGTCCCTTCGGGTCCTGGCGCTGCTCGCCGACACGCTGCAGATCGGGATCGGCGGCCTCTTCGAGCCCGGGCCCGACGCGCCCGACCCCGACCCGATCGTGGTCTTCCGGAAGGACCGGCCGGAACTTCAGCTCTGGCGGGCCGGCATCACCAAGCAGCTCCTGACCCCGCCCGGCGGCACGCAGGGGATGAGCCTGTTCCACATGGTGCTGAAGGCCGGGGCGAGCACCGGCGACGAGCTGTTCAGCCACGACGGGGAGGAGGCCGGCCTCGTCCTCGCTGGGCGGCTCACCCTGATCGTCGAGTCGCGCACGCTTCAGCTCGCGGAGGGCGACAGCTTCCGCTTCGAGAGCCGGCGGCCGCACCGCTTCAGCAATCCCGACCCGCGCAGCCAGACCATCGTCCTGTGGGTCAACGTCCTCGGATCGCCACCTCCGAGCTGA
- a CDS encoding amino acid ABC transporter ATP-binding protein produces the protein MIVLEDVRKHYGALEVIKGVSAEVTKGEVVCIIGPSGSGKSTLLRCINGLEAYDGGEIRVDGQRVDRDKRGIKAIRTRVSMVFQRFNLFANRTALENVVEGPIHVKGEPRGEAEERARALLARVGLSGKEHARPNELSGGQQQRVAIARALAMRPEAILFDEPTSALDPELVGDVLKVMRALADEGMTMIVVTHEIGFAREVADRVLFLDGGRLVEQGPAAEVLNRPQNPRTRDFLQRVLHPL, from the coding sequence ATGATCGTGCTGGAGGACGTCCGGAAGCATTACGGCGCGCTGGAGGTGATCAAGGGCGTCTCGGCCGAGGTCACGAAGGGCGAGGTCGTCTGCATCATCGGGCCCTCGGGATCCGGCAAGTCGACCCTCCTGCGCTGCATCAACGGGCTCGAGGCCTACGACGGCGGCGAGATCCGCGTCGACGGGCAACGGGTGGACCGGGACAAGCGCGGCATCAAGGCGATCCGCACGCGGGTCTCCATGGTCTTCCAGCGCTTCAACCTGTTCGCCAACCGGACCGCCCTCGAGAACGTCGTCGAGGGGCCGATCCACGTGAAGGGCGAGCCCCGTGGGGAGGCCGAGGAACGGGCGCGCGCCCTGCTCGCGCGAGTCGGGCTCTCGGGCAAGGAGCACGCCCGGCCGAACGAGCTCTCCGGCGGGCAGCAGCAGCGTGTCGCGATCGCCCGGGCACTCGCCATGCGACCGGAGGCGATCCTGTTCGACGAGCCGACGTCGGCCCTCGATCCCGAGCTGGTCGGCGACGTGCTGAAGGTCATGCGCGCCCTGGCCGACGAGGGCATGACGATGATCGTGGTCACCCACGAGATCGGCTTCGCCCGCGAGGTCGCCGACCGGGTCCTGTTCCTCGACGGCGGTCGCCTCGTCGAGCAGGGACCGGCCGCCGAAGTCCTCAACCGGCCGCAGAACCCGCGCACCCGGGACTTCCTGCAGCGCGTGCTGCACCCGCTCTAG